The Sediminicola sp. YIK13 genomic sequence GCTCACACCCCTGCACTGAATGAAGTTTCTCCGCTGATGCTTTTAGTGTGGAGTCCAACTTTTTTTTTTTGTCCAATACTTTAAGTAGTGGAAATTAATTTAATGGATCTAAATGCCTTACTGGATAAGGCTGGCTTTTTTACCTTTATAAGAAGAGTATAGCAATAGTGCTAAAACTGCAAGACAGCTAGCAATAAAAATTCCTATCAGATACATTTGCTCTGGTGTAGCCCAAAGAGCAAGTAGCAATGCTCCAAAAGAAATAATTCCTCCCATAATGGCAAATCCTAATTCGTTATAAAACAAGGCATAGGGAAAAAAGTGTGCGCCGGTAATGATCACATATCCCATGATAAAATAATCAGGAAGATAAATCAAAATAAAAATAAGAAAGGGGAAGTAAAATAGTTGGGCAATATTTAACCATAGGCCCAACGGCTGTAGCGGATTGTCCTTAATTTTCCATTGTGTCTTCAAGATTTTAGACATAACAAAAGCTAAGGGCAGCATAAGGCCACCGACAATAAAGGTAAGGACGCTTTTGTCATAAGAAGAAAACGGAAGGGTCCATACAAATGTAATTATCAGCCATATCAAAGTTGCGGCAAGGATAAAATCAAGCCCATTTTTGGCTTTTAGGGATAATTCCAATTTTAGTTGATTTAGGTCGGTTTTGGTCATTTTATGGTGGTTTTAGTTAGATTTTTGTGGTCATTTTTTTTAGTAGTCTCTTCAGCAACGAGAATAGCAATGGTAAGGTTGTAATTATAATTAGACTTAAAAATATAATTCCGTAATTGTTTTTTACCCAAGGGATCTCACCAACAAAATAACCTGTCAAGAGAAATATTGTAATCCAGGCCACAGCTCCCGTAATGGTGTTTTTCATAAAGCTATGGCGCTCCATGCGAACAATCCCAGCTAAAAATGGGATATAGGTACGGACTATGGGAAAAAACCGCCCGATGATAATGGCTCGTCCCCCATGTTTGGCATAAAATTCTTCCGCCTTTGGAACATGGGCCATTAGATAGTTTTTAATGAGGTAATTGTTGCTCTGCTTTAGTCCTGCACCCATGGTCATACCCACATAGAAGTTGATGGTATTTCCTACTATTGCGGCGGTAATGAGCAAAACCAATAATACCCACACATTCATTTCTGTAGAGGCAGCAACCACTCCGGCAGAAAATAGCAATCCGTCTCCTGGTAAAAAAGGAAAAACGATCAGCCCCGTCTCCAGCATAATAATTAAAAAAAGGATAAAGTAGGCCTTATAAATATTATCGGCCACTAGGGAGATGAGGGCATCATCCGTATGAAGGATGAAATCTATGAGTTGATCCATGAAATGATAAATTGCACCAGGGAAAAGTACAAAATAGCTGTACTTCATAAGAAAAAGTCAGATATATTTTTTGATGAACTTTTTAATAGCCTATTGCAGCTCCGTCTGGACTTGAAGAGTCAGAAGCTCCAATCATGATATTATTTTTTGCGTCTAGTTGAATTCCCATTAGGGAACCCAATGAATTTACTGGGACTAAGGTATGGTTCATGTCTTCTAGGGCCTTTCGGGTATCTGGCGATAGAAGCGTACGTTCATATTCAATTTGATCGGGCAACCACTGGTGATGAATTTTCATAGCTTCGATCGCCTTATCTACCTGCATATCGTAGGCTAGTACATTCAGCACCGTCTGAAAAACGGTATTGATAATGGTCCTTCCTCCAGGGCTTCCAATAATTAGATAGGGTTTCCCATCTTTGGCCACAATGGTAGGAGTCATGCTGGAAAGCATTCTCTTTTCGGGCTGAATTAGGTTGGGATCTGTTCCAATTTGACCCGAACTTGTAGTAAAACCGGGTTGAGGATTAAAGTCGCCCATTTCATTATTAAAAATAAAACCTAGCTTCTTGGCACCCATTCCTGAACCATATGAATGTTCTAAGGTGTAGGTTAGGGATACAGCGTTACCCTCTTTATCCATCACAGAAAAGTGAGTGGTGCTGCTGCCATCGTACATCTGCCCAAATTTGGTTGTATCACTTATGGAGGCTTTTGTCATATCAATATTTTCAAAACGGGTTTTGGCAAATGATTTGGAAGTCAGTTTATCCAATGGTGTGTCTAAATTAAAATCAGAATCTCCTAAATGTTCTGCTCTATCAGCAAAGGCTCTTCGCATGGCTTCCGCAATCAAATGCACGTATGCCGCAGAATTGAATTCTATGGAATCCAGATTGGCCAATTCCATTAGATTCATCATTTCTATGAGTGCCACGCCTCCTGAACTTGGTGGAGGCATGGAATAGATATCGTAACCTTTAAAATTCCCTTTAATCGGTTTCCTTTCAATGGCTGTGTAGCGTTCAAGATCTTTCAATGTGATCAGACCTCCATTTTCTTTAATAAACCGGACAATCTCTTTGGCAACAACCCCTTTGTAAAAACCATCTTGACCATGATCTCGGATTTCCGTTAAGGTATTGGCCAGCTCAGGTTGTTTCCACAATTCTCCAAACTGTGTGGGTTCACCATTG encodes the following:
- a CDS encoding DUF7010 family protein, coding for MTKTDLNQLKLELSLKAKNGLDFILAATLIWLIITFVWTLPFSSYDKSVLTFIVGGLMLPLAFVMSKILKTQWKIKDNPLQPLGLWLNIAQLFYFPFLIFILIYLPDYFIMGYVIITGAHFFPYALFYNELGFAIMGGIISFGALLLALWATPEQMYLIGIFIASCLAVLALLLYSSYKGKKASLIQ
- a CDS encoding VTT domain-containing protein translates to MDQLIDFILHTDDALISLVADNIYKAYFILFLIIMLETGLIVFPFLPGDGLLFSAGVVAASTEMNVWVLLVLLITAAIVGNTINFYVGMTMGAGLKQSNNYLIKNYLMAHVPKAEEFYAKHGGRAIIIGRFFPIVRTYIPFLAGIVRMERHSFMKNTITGAVAWITIFLLTGYFVGEIPWVKNNYGIIFLSLIIITTLPLLFSLLKRLLKKMTTKI
- the ggt gene encoding gamma-glutamyltransferase, translated to MKYKAPFFIVLLVVFIHGHYMFGQVYARNGMVASSSKIASQVGVDILKKGGNAIDASIATAFALAVTHPSAGNIGGGGFLVFMNTSGTTTTIDFREKAPIKASPNMFLDDAGNLAKGMNLYGMESNVNHIGAKSVGVPGTVAGLYLAHQKYGSLPWENLIQPAIDIAENGFPLTWDLFNAATFFETNSPVPFLKNYFKNANGEPTQFGELWKQPELANTLTEIRDHGQDGFYKGVVAKEIVRFIKENGGLITLKDLERYTAIERKPIKGNFKGYDIYSMPPPSSGGVALIEMMNLMELANLDSIEFNSAAYVHLIAEAMRRAFADRAEHLGDSDFNLDTPLDKLTSKSFAKTRFENIDMTKASISDTTKFGQMYDGSSTTHFSVMDKEGNAVSLTYTLEHSYGSGMGAKKLGFIFNNEMGDFNPQPGFTTSSGQIGTDPNLIQPEKRMLSSMTPTIVAKDGKPYLIIGSPGGRTIINTVFQTVLNVLAYDMQVDKAIEAMKIHHQWLPDQIEYERTLLSPDTRKALEDMNHTLVPVNSLGSLMGIQLDAKNNIMIGASDSSSPDGAAIGY